The Medicago truncatula cultivar Jemalong A17 chromosome 7, MtrunA17r5.0-ANR, whole genome shotgun sequence genome includes the window TATTACTGGcattatacttttttaaaaacgTTTGACTTAATGTCCGCCggtatttatatatttgtaaatCACAAATTATCTACCTGACATATACAAATCACAatccataaaaaattaattttttttagaataactAATATCTAATTTAATCATAACTAATTTACGATCTATCGCATGTGCACAGAATGATGATCCTAATTTCTTGCTAATAAGAGTGAAAATATGCAAATGACAAACTATGCGATGAGAAAGTTTCTCAATATGCACTTCATTTTCGCTTCGATTAGATCGTAACTCTCAATTAGCTGTTTTTGTCTGTATTGGATTGTAACTCTCAATCAGCTGTTTTGTCTGTAGAATCCTATCGAGTTGTAACTCTCGACAATTTTAAACCAAGTGAGCTATTTTAAGGTGTTTACTGAGCAATCATCATGCAATGAACCAATAACCGGGCCAGCCCAAACAAGTAAATAGATAACCCAAAGCCCAAAGCAAggactcaaaaaaaaaaaaaagtatcttaTAATTCGCGGTGCTCGTTACGCACCATAACTCAGGAAGCTCCATCAATGGCGACTCTAACTCCAATTTGTTCAATACCAACGAAACTGAATTTgaatatccaacaaaaacaacacaatcTCAATTTCCcacttttcaatttcaaaattgcaAAGCAAAATTCAAGAACTTCAACCACAGTAATCCGTTCATCCTCTACCGCTAACCAGAACCAGTCTTCTCCGGGATTATACTCCGCCCAGAAATTCGAACTCACCGCTTCAAACGTCGATCTCGTTCTCGAAGATGTTCGCCCTTACCTCATCTCTGACGGAGGAAACGTCGATGTTGTATCCGTTGAAAACGGCGTCGTTTCTCTTAAGCTACAAGGTGCATGTGAAAGTTGTCCTAGCTCAACCACAACCATGAAAATGGGAATCGAACGCGTTCTTAAGGAGAAATTTGGAGATTCCATTGAAGATATTGTGCAAGTGTTTGATGATGATCAAGCAAGGGAAACAACGGTTGAGGTCAGTGATTTTCCCCTTACTTtttgcatttattattattagtcttTTATGGTTGTTAATGATtggatattaattttaattagtctTATAGAAGTAGTTAGAAGTTTGGCGTGATTAGTTGTTGGTAGTTAGTTAATTAGTTACATCACATGAAGTGACCAACTTCTTCGTACtatcaatttcaaaatcaatcgTTACTtggcctgtttggataaataacttatttgCAGTTTATAGCACAAGCAATTATTATGATAAACGTGTGCCTATATGcttgcataaactatttttatagcaaaagataaaataaagttaaattgtatTTGCATATACTTactataaatgtttttataagGCTATACTGGAGAACTTATAAGAATAAGTTGTAtaaagcttatgaaaattgtcgtaaagctcaaataagccaatccaaatagGCTTTAAGTGTATATTTGGTTTCACTTCTAAAAGggccaaaattgattctagaggtgtagaattgattttgacatgtttggttacTCTctagtataattgattttgacatgtttggttgctctcgaatagaattgattttgccttcagaattgattctacttgaagctaAAAATTGGAGGCTTTGATTATAGAATTGATCTTAGcactcaaatttattattcaactcacttttacataaatatatcaaaacatCAATCGGTTTACCTTCAACTCACTCACAATCAATTTATGTCAATGCAAAACCAATAACATACACTGattctaattaatattcaaTTTATCTAATATGCatagaaatgaaatgaaaatgatgaatgtTAGTTGATGTTTGGGTGTGGGTTTTTTAGGCGGTGAATAATCATCTAGAGATATTGAGACCGgcaattaaaaattatggaggTAGTGTGCAAGTGTTGTCTGTTGAAGGTGGTGACTGTGTTGTGGAATATGTTGGACCTGAGTCCATTGGATCAGGTGTTAAAGCTGCGATCAAGGAGAAGTTTCCAGATATTCTCAATGTTACCTTCTCTACCTAGGTAGTAATTCAATGCAATGCATCCTCATTCTTCATTGCAATTTTGTACTGTCTTTGCAAACTagttaattaaaatatgatcaCTCCTTCCTTCTGAATATACTTGGATATGTATGTATAACATAAGACCCATCATTTGATAGGACTTTAATACGTATCATGTAATTACAACTCAGTTACCATTGTTTTTATAATTGTGTATCTCAGTCTATCAATATTCAACATTACAATACTTcaaatgcatttttattttcaatttagactgttttctctcttcctctctGTTTTGGCCTGCcatggttttattttttctttagtaCAATTCTTGGAAACATGAAGAAGGAAATATATGAACCAAGAAATGAAATGTAAACAGGCTAGATGATTGCAGATACCTTGAAAGTTTCTAATATAATAAGATGCAACTGAGAAGGTTATAGTAGATAATAAAAGTTGGAGGttatttgtaaatttattttatattgccATCTATGAATATGTATATATGTCATAGGTGATGGATGAAAGTTTCATTTCTTTAGATGGAGGACTCATCTCTATACTGAACATTGATTTTTGAAAGCAT containing:
- the LOC11436380 gene encoding nifU-like protein 1, chloroplastic — translated: MATLTPICSIPTKLNLNIQQKQHNLNFPLFNFKIAKQNSRTSTTVIRSSSTANQNQSSPGLYSAQKFELTASNVDLVLEDVRPYLISDGGNVDVVSVENGVVSLKLQGACESCPSSTTTMKMGIERVLKEKFGDSIEDIVQVFDDDQARETTVEAVNNHLEILRPAIKNYGGSVQVLSVEGGDCVVEYVGPESIGSGVKAAIKEKFPDILNVTFST